The Caloenas nicobarica isolate bCalNic1 chromosome 15, bCalNic1.hap1, whole genome shotgun sequence genome includes a region encoding these proteins:
- the FITM2 gene encoding acyl-coenzyme A diphosphatase FITM2 — MERLERCGRGLRAGLADGRVRRRLPWLLLAIMLLGSALKDGDLVPETPMQDKRNPLNVYFVKVAWAWTFWLLLPFIAVTTYQFAGSKFLYGPTKSVLMVLRRLSALLVGTAIWYVCTGLFIYIENLTGVCSTSGELREPHRLYATKQECHQDNGIWNGFDISGHCFLLSYCALMIVEEVAVLEGLSIDQNSKLRVVINVLFVSLCFLTMIWVFMFLCTALYFHDFSQKFLGVLIGLSAWYGTYRFWYLKPFSPGLPLPSIPLSSKKYSYSR; from the exons atggagCGGCTGGAGCGCTGCGGCCGTGGGCTGCGGGCCGGGCTGGCCGACGGGCGGGTGCGCCGCCgcctgccctggctgctgctcgCCATCATGCTCCTGGGGTCCGCCCTCAAGGACGGCGACCTGGTGCCCGAGACGCCCATGCAGGACAAGCGCAACCCGCTCAACGT ATATTTTGTCAAGGTGGCTTGGGCATGGACATTCTGGCTTCTGCTGCCCTTCATCGCGGTCACCACCTACCAGTTTGCTGGGAGCAAGTTCCTCTATGGCCCCACGAAGAGTGTTCTGATGGTGCTGCGACGTCTCAGTGCGCTGCTGGTGGGTACTGCCATCTGGTACGTCTGCACCGGACTCTTCATCTACATCGAGAATCTCACCGGTGTGTGCTCTACATCGGGTGAGCTCCGCGAGCCCCACCGGCTGTATGCCACCAAGCAGGAGTGCCACCAGGACAACGGGATCTGGAATGGTTTTGATATCTCAGGGCACTGTTTTCTGCTCTCGTACTGTGCTCTGATGATCGTGGAGGAAGTGGCTGTGCTGGAAGGCTTGTCCATAGACCAGAACTCCAAGCTGCGTGTTGTGATCAACGTTCTGTTTGTGTCCTTGTGTTTTCTCACCATGATCTGGGTGTTCATGTTTCTCTGCACTGCCCTGTATTTCCATGACTTCAGTCAAAAGTTTCTCGGTGTGCTGATAGGTCTCTCAGCTTGGTATGGGACATACAGATTTTGGTACTTGAAACCCTTTTCTCCTGGACTGCCTCTTCCAAGTATACCTTTGAGTTCAAAGAAGTATAGTTATAGCagataa